The following proteins come from a genomic window of Ursus arctos isolate Adak ecotype North America unplaced genomic scaffold, UrsArc2.0 scaffold_12, whole genome shotgun sequence:
- the LOC113254280 gene encoding olfactory receptor 2A12-like: MQDSLWGNHSSLTEFILLGFSRNKEINGILFSVFLCLYLITLLGNGLIISLIRMDSRLHTPMYFFLSVLSVMDMGYVTTTVPQMLVHLVCKKKTISYAGCVAQMYIFLMLGITESWLFAIMAYDRYVAICHPLRYKVIMSPLLCGSMVTFCGFWGISCALIYTVSAMTLPYCGPNEINHFFCEVPAVLKLACADTSLNDQVDFILGFILLLVPLSLIIIVYINIFAAILRIRSAQGRFKAFSTCASHITVVTMFSIPCMVMYMRPGSESSPEEDKKLALFYNVISAFLNPIIYSLRNKDVKRAFLKVTGWGKAAE; this comes from the coding sequence ATGCAAGACTCGCTCTGGGGAAACCATAGCTCTCTTACGGAGTTTATTCTTTTAGGATTCTCTCGTAACAAAGAGATAAATGGTATTCTGTTCAGCGTCTTCCTCTGTCTCTACCTCATCACCCTTCTGGGCAATGGGCTCATTATCAGTTTGATACGCATGGACTCCCGcctccacacacccatgtactttttcctcagtGTCCTATCCGTTATGGATATGGGCTATGTCACCACCACAGTGCCCCAGATGCTGGTGCACCTGGTTTGCAAGAAGAAGACCATCTCCTACGCTGGGTGTGTGGCTCAGATGTACATCTTCTTGATGCTCGGAATCACTGAGTCTTGGCTTTTTGCAATCATGGCTTATGACAGGTATGTGGCCATTTGCCATCCCTTGAGGTATAAAGTCATCATGAGCCCTTTGCTTTGTGGGTCAATGGTGACCTTCTGTGGATTCTGGGGTATCAGCTGTGCCCTGATATACACTGTCTCTGCTATGACTCTTCCCTACTGTGGTCCCAATGAGATCAACCACTTCTTCTGTGAAGTACCTGCAGTCTTAAAGTTGGCCTGTGCAGACACATCTCTCAATGATCAGGTGGACTTCATCCTGGGCTTTATCCTTCTGTTGGTCCCACTCTCCCTCATCATCATTGTCTATATCAATATTTTTGCTGCCATCTTGAGGATTCGCTCAGCCCAAGGGCGGTTCAAGgccttttccacctgtgcctcccacATCACTGTGGTCACTATGTTCTCCATACCATGTATGGTTATGTACATGCGACCTGGCTCTGAGTCTTCCCCCGAAGAGGACAAGAAGTTGGCTCTGTTCTACAATGTTATCTCTGCCTTTCTCAACCCCATCATCTATAGTCTTAGGAACAAAGATGTGAAGAGGGCTTTCCTTAAAGTGACAGGCTGGGGCAAAGCAGCAGAATGA